A single window of Nicotiana sylvestris chromosome 5, ASM39365v2, whole genome shotgun sequence DNA harbors:
- the LOC138868534 gene encoding uncharacterized protein: MSSYFPNKLRVEKSYLKQIVTTRSWVNDEDAVKLYILYLLEFFICPSDKDHVSFVDHFRFYLVEYGQYESYPWGIKSFTQMMESVRHRLNPYVHSYRGCSLELQVWLYKCCSTVSTDLATRCSNSIPRILRWSASKGQIWIAAFEEKMIKPEWIKVPNVDPLTLEPKQTDGEEDKESIAKKIRKLEKGIEQVDGKLEDFRKAVFVELDSLRGFINKSVQTALQMINNRNVQDDAKSPIHGVTVVAQTEQVIEEHDNEGADAQYVDLGDSEGSGVEKNGVTLDDFELPDNLSQMVKFSEPIQYDSTPMHPGRTRHPEKHARSPFISPYSFGGSSSVGPKIFYLKHPFTIVISEEVDLEVLDNFNKRKTPFSIKNNQIKPWLDLGVEKVDKKEWFFSLAHPGQVLNDSDIDVLMYYLRKRGKYGPYNKTRFTTTNCLFKTRIEQIYEKFINSPPQKKYSVVKPQDVVAEYILGYRLLVNVAWDDVDYVIMPVNIVKKFHWVLVVFDIADMQLYAYDSMVSSCNNQVVESCVEKFSVIIPLYLSCSGFYGKRKDINFKNTKAYIEKPVTDPINIQWSFGEIPQQKEGSLDCGVFVAAFAEYVSLGDLSIPAEDLSDIDQHRRRYGALLRDYATKKQEDGSISESEVTGILARRKGAPALNEKTRVQRKKK; this comes from the exons ATGAGCAGTTATTTTCCTAACAAATTAAGAGTGGAGAAGTCTTATTTGAAACAGATAGTAACCACTAGATCCTGGGTAAACGATGAGGATGCAGTGAAGTTGTACATCCTTTATCTTTTAGAATTTTTCATTTGTCCTTCGGACAAAGATCATGTTTCTTTTGTAGATCACTTTAGGTTCTATTTGGTAGAATATGGGCAGTATGAGTCATACCCATGGGGTATTAAATCTTTCACCCAGATGATGGAATCTGTTAGGCACAGACTAAATCCGTATGTACATTCTTATAGGGGATGCTCACTAGAATTGCAAGTATGGCTTTATAAGTGTTGCTCTACTGTCAGCACTGATCTAGCTACGAGGTGTTCTAACTCAATACCTCGCATACTAAGATGGTCAGCTAGTAAGGGGCAGATTTGGATAGCTGCCTTTGAAGAGAAGATGATAAAGCCTGAGTGGATAAAG GTTCCCAATGTTGATCCTCTTACATTGGAACCCAAACAAACAGATGGAGAAGAGGACAAGGAGTCTATTGCTAAGAAGATTAGAAAATTAGAAAAAGGAATTGAGCag GTTGATGGAAAGCTTGAAGATTTTAGGAAAGCTGTCTTTGTAGAACTCGATAGCCTTCGAGGGTTTATAAATAAGTCTGTGCAGACTGCTTTGCAAATGATAAACAATAGAAATGTGCAAGATGATGCAAAG TCCCCAATTCACGGAGTGACAGTAGTAGCTCAGACAGAACAGGTCATTGAGGAACATGACAATGAAGGTGCAGATGCACAATATGTGGATCTAGGTGATTCAGAAGGATCAGGAGTTGAAAAGAATGGGGTCACACTAGATGATTTTGAGTTGCCTGACAACTTATCCCAGATGGTTAAATTTAGCGAGCCCATACAATATGATTCAACACCTATGCATCCGGGGAGAACAAGGCATCCGGAAAAGCATGCCCGATCACCATTTATCTCTCCATACAGTTTTGGGGGCAGCAGCTCGGTTGGACCTAAAATTTTCTACCTCAAGCACCCTTTTACTATTGTTATTAGTGAAGAAGTAGATCTAGAGGTTTTAGATAACTTCAACAA GAGGAAGACTCCGTTTTCTATAAAGAATAACCAAATTAAGCCTTGGTTAGACCTTGGAGTGGAAAAGGTTGATAAGAAGGAATGGTTCTTTTCCCTGGCTCACCCCGGACAAGTCCTCAATGACTCG GACATTGATGTTTTAATGTATTACTTGAGGAAAAGAGGCAAGTATGGCCCTTATAACAAGACTAGATTTACCACAACGAATTGTTTGTTCAAGACCAGGATAGAACAAATTTATGAAAAGTTCATAAATTCACCTCCACAAAAGAAGTATTCGGTTGTTAAACCCCAAGATGTTGTTGCAGAATATATTTTGGGGTATAGACTACTTGTCAATGTTGCATGGGATGATGTTGACTATGTCATCATGCCCGTCAATATTGTAAAAAAATTCCATTGGGTGTTGGTCGTTTTCGACATTGCAGACATGCAACTTTATGCGTATGATTCCATGGTCTCTTCATGCAACAATCAAGTTGTTGAATCCTGTGTCGAAAAGTTTTCTGTTATTATCCCTTTGTATTTGTCATGCAGTGGTTTCTATGGGAAGCGTAAAGACATTAACTTCAAGAATACAAAGGCATACATCGAGAAACCTGTTACCGACCCTATTAACATTCAGTGGAGCTTCGGAGAGATTCCACAGCAAAAAGAAGGGTCACT cgattgtggtgtatttgttgCTGCCTTTGCGGAGTATGTTAGCCTTGGAGATTTATCAATTCCCGCAGAAGACCTATCTGATATTGACCAACACCGTAGACGCTATGGAGCGCTCCTACGGGACTATGCTACAAAGAAGCAGGAAGATGGGTCAATCAGTGAAAGTGAGGTTACAGGCATACTAGCAAGGAGGAAGGGTGCACCTGCATTGAATGAGAAAACAAGAGTCCAGAGAAAGAAGAAGTAG
- the LOC104221030 gene encoding double-stranded RNA-binding protein 2-like, whose protein sequence is MYKNQLQELAQRSCFNLPSYTCIREGPDHAPRFKATVNFNGEIFESPNYCSTLRQAEHSAAEVALNALANRGPSYSLAARILDETGVYKNLLQEVSQRVGASLPAYTTFRSGLGHLPVFTCTVELAGVTFTGEPAKNKKQAEKNAAMAAWSSLKLLAQQSESSKPDRGRNDEQEHVTVARALQRYILKARLARIPFPIKFPTPNPRSSIQQAPSTTSKLLPLICPRTALRSRPVSPLCLKPATPSRPFDTTESDTSLSPRTAQAISAILSDSFSVDSSHKVRAEKFPAASAAPYIPVRHFGPHHRMAPPVTIRNAIPVYSAPPLPPPSRSPSVTRTPGLGVAPPVCVRQAMPVYAAPPVRAEKLLTLDTALQVVEPTFSKAPPVQVEEPVASEGPEIQVHELPTCKAVPGKPELAHEHSEEQPCSQLQPTKREEPADLEISRSVTMLV, encoded by the exons atgtacaaaaaccagctgcagGAGCTGGCACAAAGGAGCTGCTTCAACTTGCCGTCTTACACTTGTATTAGAGAAGGTCCGGATCACGCGCCGCGGTTCAAGGCTACTGTTAACTTCAATGGCGAAATATTTGAGAGCCCGAATTACTGCTCTACACTTCGCCAGGCTGAGCACTCTGCTGCTGAGGTGGCATTAAATGCACTCGCTAATCGCGGTCCTTCCTACTCGCTTGCTGCTAGAATTCTG GATGAGACAGGGGTGTATAAGAATCTGTTACAGGAAGTTTCACAAAGAGTAGGAGCATCATTGCCAGCATATACGACTTTTAGATCTGGTCTAGGACATCTTCCTGTCTTTACCTGCACGGTAGAGTTGGCAGGCGTCACATTTACTGGCGAGCCAGCAAAGAATAAGAAGCAAGCTGAAAAGAATGCAGCCATGGCAGCTTGGTCGTCTCTGAAATTAT TAGCGCAGCAGTCTGAAAGTTCTAAACCAGACCGAGGAAGAAATGATGAGCAAGAGCATGTAACTGTTGCACGTGCACTACAAAGGTATATTTTGAAGGCAAGGCTGGCTAGAATACCATTCCCAATTAAATTTCCAACACCTAATCCAAGATCAAGTATACAACAGGCTCCATCTACAACGTCAAAACTCCTTCCCCTAATATGTCCAAGAACTGCTCTTCGCAGTAGGCCAGTCAGTCCATTATGTCTAAAACCTGCTACTCCAAGTAGACCCTTTGATACTACAGAAAGCGACACATCATTGAGCCCAAGGACTGCTCAAGCCATAAGTGCCATTTTAAGTGACAGCTTTTCGGTAGATAGTAGCCACAAGGTTCGAGCGGAGAAGTTCCCTGCTGCTAGTGCAGCCCCATATATTCCTGTCAGGCATTTTGGCCCACACCATCGAATGGCTCCTCCAGTGACCATACGGAATGCAATTCCTGTTTACTCTGCACCACCGCTTCCTCCACCATCTAGGTCTCCAAGTGTTACAAGGACTCCGGGTCTGGGAGTTGCACCACCTGTCTGTGTAAGACAGGCAATGCCGGTTTATGCTGCACCCCCTGTTCGGGCAGAAAAGCTCCTCACATTAGATACAGCACTTCAAGTAGTGGAGCCCACCTTTTCTAAAGCTCCACCTGTTCAGGTTGAAGAACCAGTAGCTTCAGAGGGACCTGAAATTCAGGTACATGAATTACCAACTTGTAAAGCCGTGCCAGGCAAGCCAGAATTGGCACATGAACATTCTGAAGAGCAACCATGTTCTCAACTCCAACCGACTAAGAGAGAGGAGCCAGCTGACTTAGAAATTTCAAGGAGCGTGACAATGCTCGTGTAA